The Sediminispirochaeta smaragdinae DSM 11293 genome has a segment encoding these proteins:
- the ptsP gene encoding phosphoenolpyruvate--protein phosphotransferase: MKGVPASPGLGAGAVFILREREVPIAGCLSIEPESELDRLVKGIGIAAAYYKKLADRIRFKVGKEDAEIFEGHLELLTGEDLEEGVRTIILSEAMAAETAVMHFAEETAEEFRQLESDYFRQRADDILDIGRRLAEAIYYGSISDPGALPDSCVVIAEQLTPSGAARLDTEKVVAIATEKGGRTSHAAILARSLCIPCVTGVPGLVEGVRSGQLVIVDGDRGVVDTEVTEAKIEEAMLRKARERRTEQERMVWSASTEARTADGSPVTIAANVGGKRDAEQAKQYGAQGVGLLRSEFIFMRYSDFPTVSQQVEEYRGVCSAVEPEHVIVRLLDCGADKPLPYATAPAEDNPFLGLRGIRYQRARSGSLDDQLIAIAKVASEGFPIKVMIPMVISVEEIRMVRSRLKDLAPQDETMPRMGIMVETPASVMTIERLAPEIDFVSIGTNDLVQYTLAVDRGNPAVAHLYQELHPAVLHAIDRVVKLCHELAIPVGVCGDMASHPETAIALLALGVDELSASINAIPELKAACAAVSRKQLDELHGQLLSCESADQARAFITPLLASSYRRWLEVYG; the protein is encoded by the coding sequence ATGAAGGGTGTTCCCGCTTCTCCAGGGCTCGGAGCAGGTGCGGTGTTTATTCTCAGGGAACGTGAGGTTCCCATCGCCGGTTGCCTGAGCATAGAGCCTGAGTCGGAGTTGGATCGGCTGGTAAAGGGAATCGGGATTGCCGCAGCCTATTACAAAAAACTTGCCGATCGTATCCGATTTAAGGTCGGAAAGGAGGATGCGGAGATATTCGAGGGCCATCTTGAGCTCTTGACCGGGGAAGATCTGGAAGAAGGCGTCCGAACCATCATCCTTTCCGAAGCGATGGCGGCGGAAACGGCTGTGATGCACTTTGCAGAAGAGACCGCCGAGGAGTTTCGCCAGCTTGAAAGCGATTACTTCAGGCAACGGGCCGACGATATCCTGGATATCGGAAGGCGTCTTGCCGAGGCCATCTATTATGGGTCGATCTCCGATCCCGGAGCCCTCCCTGATTCCTGCGTTGTCATTGCCGAACAGCTGACTCCCTCCGGGGCCGCACGGCTTGATACCGAAAAGGTTGTGGCCATCGCTACCGAAAAAGGGGGGCGAACAAGCCATGCCGCCATTCTTGCCCGTTCCCTCTGCATTCCCTGTGTGACAGGGGTTCCCGGACTGGTGGAAGGGGTTCGCAGCGGCCAGCTTGTCATCGTCGACGGCGATAGAGGTGTAGTCGATACCGAGGTGACCGAAGCGAAGATAGAAGAGGCTATGTTACGAAAGGCGCGTGAACGGCGTACGGAACAAGAGCGTATGGTATGGTCGGCCTCCACGGAAGCAAGGACAGCCGACGGCTCTCCCGTAACCATTGCCGCCAATGTCGGGGGAAAGCGGGATGCTGAACAGGCAAAACAATATGGGGCCCAAGGGGTCGGCCTGTTACGCAGCGAATTTATCTTTATGCGTTATTCTGATTTTCCCACTGTTTCCCAACAGGTAGAGGAGTACCGAGGTGTCTGTTCTGCCGTAGAACCGGAGCACGTTATTGTAAGGCTCTTGGATTGCGGCGCCGATAAACCCCTGCCCTATGCAACCGCTCCTGCGGAAGACAACCCCTTTCTAGGACTGCGTGGTATCAGGTACCAGAGGGCCAGAAGCGGCTCGCTTGATGATCAGCTAATCGCTATTGCCAAGGTTGCATCAGAAGGGTTTCCCATTAAGGTAATGATTCCCATGGTGATCTCCGTCGAAGAGATCAGGATGGTCCGCTCGAGGCTTAAGGACCTTGCCCCCCAGGACGAAACCATGCCGAGGATGGGCATCATGGTGGAGACCCCGGCATCCGTCATGACCATTGAGCGACTGGCCCCCGAAATCGATTTCGTCAGTATCGGTACGAACGATCTTGTTCAATATACCCTTGCCGTTGATCGCGGCAATCCCGCCGTTGCCCATTTGTATCAGGAGCTTCATCCAGCGGTCCTTCATGCCATCGATCGGGTTGTGAAGCTCTGCCACGAGCTTGCGATTCCCGTCGGGGTTTGCGGAGATATGGCAAGCCATCCTGAAACTGCCATTGCCCTGCTTGCCCTCGGTGTTGATGAGCTTAGTGCAAGCATCAATGCCATCCCCGAGTTAAAAGCGGCTTGTGCGGCAGTGTCGCGGAAACAGCTTGATGAATTACACGGGCAGCTCCTATCCTGCGAATCCGCCGATCAGGCGAGGGCTTTTATTACCCCCTTACTTGCTTCTTCGTATCGACGGTGGTTGGAGGTCTATGGGTGA
- a CDS encoding aminotransferase class V-fold PLP-dependent enzyme produces the protein MDPLYLDNGATSWPKPPEVARAMADFLSDVGASPGRAGHRLALEAGRIVYDTREALAEFFGLKDPMRVVFTSNVTEALNLVLRGLLIPGDRVIVSSMEHNAVMRPLRFLEQQGVTVETLPCDAEGRTDPRELELALEKPAKLVVVNHASNVTGTVQPLGRFGAVVRQRRKALGTQYPLFLVDTAQSAGSIPIDMEHDGVDILVFTGHKGLLGPTGTGGALFGPYVPVDTIKPLIRGGTGSRSERETQPEFLPDRFESGTMNSVGLAGLLAALTWIRGRGVVELQRREAALSMRLYEALAEMKGIRLYGPDRRPGFPLPEAGCCTGILSFNIDGMPCSEAGMRLDEEYGILCRVGLHCAPSAHRSIGTFPEGTIRFGVGPFTNDGDIDRAVDAVSRLSGEVQ, from the coding sequence ATGGACCCTCTCTATCTTGATAACGGTGCAACAAGCTGGCCGAAGCCGCCGGAGGTCGCCCGAGCCATGGCCGACTTCCTCTCCGACGTAGGTGCCAGCCCGGGGCGGGCCGGGCACCGTCTTGCCTTGGAGGCGGGGCGAATCGTCTACGACACCCGGGAGGCCCTTGCCGAGTTCTTTGGTCTTAAGGATCCCATGCGGGTGGTTTTTACGTCCAATGTTACCGAAGCCCTTAATCTGGTACTCCGGGGATTGCTTATCCCCGGAGACCGGGTGATTGTCAGCTCCATGGAACACAATGCTGTGATGCGGCCCTTACGTTTTCTCGAGCAGCAGGGCGTTACCGTAGAAACCCTCCCCTGCGACGCGGAAGGACGTACCGATCCTCGGGAGCTGGAGCTTGCCCTGGAAAAGCCTGCCAAGCTTGTTGTTGTGAACCACGCCTCGAACGTCACCGGCACGGTACAGCCCCTAGGCCGCTTCGGTGCCGTCGTTCGGCAGAGAAGAAAGGCTCTTGGTACGCAATACCCCCTGTTTCTTGTCGATACGGCCCAGAGTGCCGGTAGCATACCCATCGATATGGAACACGATGGGGTGGATATCCTTGTTTTTACGGGACATAAAGGGCTCCTTGGCCCTACCGGCACCGGCGGGGCCTTGTTCGGACCGTACGTACCGGTGGATACCATCAAGCCTTTGATACGGGGAGGCACCGGCAGCCGTTCCGAGCGTGAGACGCAACCGGAATTCCTTCCCGATCGTTTTGAAAGCGGTACGATGAACAGCGTCGGCCTCGCAGGGCTGCTTGCAGCCCTTACATGGATACGCGGTCGGGGGGTAGTTGAACTCCAGCGCCGGGAAGCGGCTCTCTCTATGCGTTTGTACGAGGCTCTTGCTGAGATGAAGGGGATTCGGCTGTATGGGCCCGATCGAAGGCCCGGTTTCCCCTTGCCTGAAGCAGGATGCTGTACCGGTATACTCTCTTTTAACATCGATGGAATGCCCTGTTCCGAGGCTGGGATGCGGCTGGACGAAGAATACGGAATTCTATGTCGGGTCGGACTCCATTGCGCCCCGAGCGCCCATCGAAGCATTGGGACCTTTCCTGAAGGGACCATCCGATTCGGTGTGGGGCCTTTTACCAATGATGGAGATATCGATCGTGCCGTGGATGCCGTTTCTCGGCTTTCGGGAGAGGTTCAGTGA
- a CDS encoding sulfurtransferase TusA family protein has translation MEFEKLDARGLSCPQPVILVRKAIQAGRLPAEVMVETVTSRENVKRMATKMGCSVEVEAVGDEFRMIISRKA, from the coding sequence ATGGAGTTTGAAAAACTGGATGCACGGGGATTAAGCTGTCCCCAACCCGTTATCCTGGTGCGAAAGGCCATCCAGGCGGGGCGTCTTCCGGCTGAGGTGATGGTCGAGACGGTTACCAGCCGGGAGAATGTAAAGCGTATGGCAACGAAAATGGGTTGCTCGGTTGAGGTCGAAGCGGTAGGTGACGAATTCCGGATGATTATATCTCGAAAAGCTTGA
- the yedE gene encoding YedE family putative selenium transporter → MRGEKTTLFFASRTGIIVTGALIGIIAALLQFLGNPPNMGICVACFERDIAGALGLHRAAVVQYLRPEIMGFVLGSMVAALLFGEFRSRSGSAPVVRFFLGVFAMIGALVFLGCPWRALLRLAAGDLNAVTGIAGLTVGIAIGVAFLKRGYSLGRSHKSGAVVGWVFPAFMVFLLILRIAAPKLGGGAVFFSEKGPGSMFAPLFISLAAGLLIGFLAQRTRFCTMGSIRDLIIMGDSHLISGVAALVVAAFLMNLVLGQFHPGLVGMPVAHSSHLWNFLGMVLAGLAFALAGGCPGRQLFLSGEGDGDASLFVLGMITGAAFSHNFSLAGSPDSMADGVLKVGGIGPAGVIAVFIGLIFCLFVGFRMREE, encoded by the coding sequence ATGAGAGGAGAAAAGACAACACTCTTTTTCGCATCCCGGACCGGTATTATCGTTACCGGAGCTCTTATCGGTATCATTGCGGCTCTGCTTCAGTTTCTTGGAAATCCGCCGAATATGGGCATCTGCGTCGCCTGTTTTGAGCGTGATATCGCCGGTGCCCTCGGGCTTCATCGTGCAGCCGTCGTCCAGTATCTTCGGCCCGAGATCATGGGCTTTGTTCTTGGTTCCATGGTGGCCGCGCTTTTGTTTGGAGAATTCCGTTCAAGAAGCGGTTCGGCACCGGTGGTTCGCTTTTTTCTGGGTGTTTTTGCAATGATTGGCGCCCTTGTTTTCCTTGGCTGTCCCTGGCGTGCTTTACTGCGACTGGCAGCGGGAGATTTGAATGCTGTTACCGGCATTGCCGGACTTACCGTGGGTATTGCCATTGGAGTGGCTTTCCTGAAGCGGGGTTATAGTCTTGGTCGTTCCCACAAAAGCGGGGCAGTGGTGGGGTGGGTCTTTCCCGCCTTTATGGTCTTTCTGCTGATTCTGCGCATTGCTGCGCCGAAATTGGGCGGGGGGGCCGTCTTTTTCAGTGAGAAGGGGCCTGGATCGATGTTTGCTCCCCTGTTTATCAGCCTTGCTGCAGGCTTGTTGATTGGTTTTCTGGCACAGCGAACGCGTTTCTGCACCATGGGGTCTATCAGGGATCTTATCATCATGGGGGACAGTCACCTGATCAGCGGGGTTGCAGCCCTTGTTGTTGCCGCCTTTCTCATGAATCTCGTTCTTGGACAATTTCATCCGGGGCTTGTCGGCATGCCGGTTGCCCATAGTAGTCATCTCTGGAATTTCCTGGGCATGGTGCTTGCCGGCCTTGCCTTTGCCCTTGCCGGTGGTTGCCCGGGACGACAGCTTTTCCTTTCGGGAGAGGGCGACGGAGATGCTTCTCTCTTTGTTTTGGGGATGATAACAGGGGCTGCTTTTAGCCATAATTTCTCTCTGGCGGGATCTCCCGACTCTATGGCGGACGGGGTCTTGAAGGTGGGAGGAATCGGCCCTGCGGGTGTGATTGCCGTCTTTATCGGATTGATCTTCTGTTTGTTCGTCGGTTTTCGTATGAGGGAGGAATAG
- a CDS encoding HPr family phosphocarrier protein translates to MLEETIIVKSEEGLHTRPANKFVQLVRQLGCHVTIRKGEKEAPGTSLLKIMKMGVVRGDEVLLICDGEDEEGAMDTLKRFLIEGPAGEGQS, encoded by the coding sequence ATGTTGGAAGAAACAATAATCGTGAAATCAGAAGAGGGGTTACACACAAGACCCGCCAACAAATTTGTCCAGCTCGTGAGGCAGCTCGGCTGCCACGTTACTATCAGAAAGGGTGAAAAAGAGGCACCGGGTACCAGCCTTTTGAAGATCATGAAAATGGGAGTGGTCCGGGGGGATGAGGTGCTTTTGATCTGCGATGGTGAGGATGAAGAAGGTGCAATGGATACACTGAAGCGCTTTCTGATAGAGGGGCCTGCAGGGGAGGGGCAATCATGA
- a CDS encoding manganese efflux pump MntP, which translates to MSSLLIIGIAIGLSMDAFAVSLSSGCGMPDAKPRHVIIVAASFGLFQAVMPIAGWFGGAMFRKQIEAWDHWAAFGLLTIIGVHMFIEGYKSTAYCEDPEIRPAKEILRPTRLLLLSIATSIDALAVGLSFSLAGYSIFPAAIVIGIVTFLLSALGVKAGGKLYHLLEAKAEYAGGIILIAIGMEILYTHLS; encoded by the coding sequence ATGTCGTCATTATTGATCATCGGCATAGCCATAGGCCTTTCTATGGACGCCTTTGCCGTAAGTCTTTCCAGCGGATGCGGAATGCCGGACGCAAAACCACGTCATGTCATTATCGTTGCAGCATCTTTCGGCCTTTTCCAGGCCGTAATGCCGATAGCGGGATGGTTCGGGGGAGCCATGTTCCGCAAGCAAATAGAAGCATGGGACCACTGGGCCGCCTTCGGACTGCTAACGATCATTGGGGTCCATATGTTTATTGAAGGGTATAAAAGCACAGCATATTGTGAAGACCCGGAGATACGTCCGGCAAAGGAGATCCTGCGTCCGACAAGACTTCTCCTTCTTTCTATCGCAACGAGTATCGATGCCCTGGCAGTAGGCCTCTCATTTTCCTTGGCCGGTTACTCCATCTTTCCTGCAGCAATTGTAATCGGAATCGTCACCTTCCTTCTTTCGGCTCTCGGGGTGAAGGCGGGGGGAAAACTCTATCATCTTCTTGAAGCCAAGGCTGAATACGCCGGAGGTATCATCCTCATTGCCATCGGCATGGAAATTCTCTACACCCACCTTTCGTGA
- a CDS encoding PfkB family carbohydrate kinase has product MAGPRFFAVGVSPALSRVVRIPSLRAESVIRAIDYIEAAAGKAANSCRVASQLGASPLLLSPLGDESLDYYRQMAEADGIRLDAVPYPGRTRWAVTLIDQEKVEKGQEAATELIIGEANPVPAWLGKELLERGLGHLPSSDLCLIAGSRPRTIGRQVLESIARRAVTLGLPLFLDMTGGDMLAVLGAVAEATEERSKEKDSRVVVKVNGKEFEESFGAGPDVKGALAVEAQRRGCSFVVTRGAKSVLYYDLRKERGGELPVATTLPMNPIGSGDTFLAALALSLTTGADFPSAVAHAAEMASLNTRFLRPGTIVAP; this is encoded by the coding sequence ATGGCCGGACCGAGATTCTTTGCTGTAGGGGTGAGTCCCGCTCTTTCCAGAGTGGTGAGAATCCCCTCCCTGAGGGCCGAGAGCGTAATCAGGGCGATTGACTATATCGAGGCTGCCGCAGGGAAGGCTGCGAACAGCTGTCGAGTCGCCTCTCAATTGGGGGCCTCTCCCTTATTGCTTTCTCCCCTCGGGGATGAGAGCCTTGATTACTATAGGCAGATGGCGGAGGCCGATGGAATTCGCCTTGATGCCGTGCCCTACCCGGGAAGGACGCGTTGGGCCGTTACCCTGATCGATCAGGAAAAGGTAGAAAAAGGGCAAGAGGCTGCAACTGAACTGATCATTGGTGAAGCGAACCCCGTACCCGCTTGGCTAGGCAAAGAACTTTTGGAGCGCGGGCTCGGCCACCTTCCCTCAAGTGATCTCTGTTTGATTGCCGGCAGCCGTCCCCGAACTATTGGGCGGCAGGTTCTGGAGTCTATTGCTCGTCGGGCCGTCACACTCGGTCTTCCCCTTTTCCTCGATATGACCGGTGGCGATATGCTTGCCGTGCTTGGCGCAGTTGCCGAGGCAACAGAAGAGAGATCCAAGGAAAAAGATTCCCGAGTCGTCGTAAAGGTAAACGGGAAGGAATTTGAAGAAAGCTTCGGCGCCGGGCCCGATGTAAAGGGTGCTCTTGCCGTTGAGGCACAGCGTCGAGGCTGTTCTTTTGTCGTCACAAGAGGGGCCAAGTCCGTCCTCTACTATGACCTGAGAAAAGAGCGGGGCGGAGAGCTCCCTGTTGCCACAACCCTGCCTATGAATCCTATTGGGAGCGGAGACACCTTTCTTGCAGCTCTCGCTCTTTCGCTGACGACCGGAGCCGATTTCCCTTCCGCTGTTGCTCATGCGGCGGAAATGGCGTCGCTCAATACCCGGTTTCTCAGACCGGGCACCATTGTTGCTCCATGA
- a CDS encoding HTH domain-containing protein — MKQRVGTILKLLTANHDWVTIDKIAEESGAGVRTIHRDLQRLEHLLALRGIPLERKRGVGVRISSPLSGRLDADDLYAGLRLEVESEKRPIMILLYLITGGRWIKYGELSHTFFVSDSSVGNDLDQIELFLPRSSYLERRKGVGVRLCGDEWALRKLFTRLFPSLLPREGMGFFYPAASKQESHAPRKLLGILGIDQLARGLRDALGKAEDVLGAKFSPPSLMILFCYLFVSHRRISEGGILRDPLDVPSRMPPLPGIYIKAARSCGDLAFHRLFGETLPQGELVQLARILASGEIVQLSTPSPSLLLTDLFDAVDRIVERTLTTIEEEQGVWLHEDNELLSHLKLMIAAAIRRIVFGVPSWRPEGHQAKEDVGDPYSLTLVREFGLELSTFLSIPDFARLLSELRNAAVTLSAGVERVICRRYGGIRVRVVCFEGIGMSRYIESLVRELLPPGGMVDAAWCDPAQAAGLGKAEPSWDLVISTYPIRGFSGRLLQISGDESADIIRDRLRRAIAEIPLSTHATNLSEECSRDSSVDFSSLLRILDGFFLTVYEENDDRHLVEAAVDAVADVCLNRRQLETDFLRRESYGSLRFEDQGIRVLHCRSAGVREAKAGILRPRDARGGEVLLVLVAPAHAEQRQTKALSELVILTADSEDFCRLLKSGERSEIQSYLLRRFSDFHERWV, encoded by the coding sequence GTGAAACAACGAGTCGGCACCATTTTAAAGCTCCTCACTGCCAATCACGATTGGGTGACGATTGATAAGATTGCAGAGGAGTCGGGGGCCGGGGTCAGGACGATTCACCGAGACCTGCAACGATTGGAACACCTCTTGGCCCTGCGGGGGATTCCCTTGGAACGGAAACGAGGGGTTGGGGTGAGAATTTCATCTCCGCTGTCGGGGCGGCTGGATGCGGATGATCTCTATGCTGGGCTGCGCCTTGAGGTCGAATCCGAGAAGCGACCGATTATGATTCTCCTTTATCTCATTACCGGAGGGCGCTGGATCAAATACGGAGAACTGTCCCATACCTTTTTCGTCAGTGACTCTTCGGTGGGAAATGATCTTGATCAGATCGAATTATTTCTGCCTCGTTCAAGCTACCTTGAGCGCCGGAAAGGGGTGGGCGTTCGCCTTTGCGGAGATGAATGGGCGCTTCGTAAGCTTTTCACCCGTCTTTTTCCCAGTTTGCTGCCTCGGGAAGGCATGGGGTTCTTTTATCCCGCAGCTAGCAAACAGGAATCTCATGCACCTCGAAAGCTCCTTGGCATCCTCGGCATCGACCAGCTTGCCAGGGGCCTGCGGGATGCCCTTGGCAAAGCCGAGGATGTATTGGGCGCGAAATTCTCTCCCCCCAGTTTAATGATTCTCTTTTGCTATCTTTTTGTCTCGCATCGCCGAATTTCCGAAGGCGGTATTCTCCGAGACCCGCTGGATGTTCCGTCCCGGATGCCTCCTCTGCCTGGTATCTACATAAAAGCGGCACGGTCCTGCGGTGATTTGGCGTTTCACCGTTTATTTGGAGAGACCCTTCCCCAGGGCGAACTTGTTCAGCTTGCGCGTATCCTCGCCTCAGGAGAGATCGTTCAGCTTTCCACGCCTTCCCCGTCACTGTTGCTTACCGATCTTTTCGATGCTGTCGATCGTATCGTAGAGAGAACCCTTACCACTATTGAAGAGGAGCAGGGGGTATGGCTTCACGAGGATAACGAATTGCTTTCCCATCTTAAGTTGATGATTGCCGCTGCAATCAGACGCATCGTTTTTGGCGTACCTTCTTGGCGCCCGGAGGGCCATCAGGCAAAAGAAGATGTCGGAGATCCCTATTCCCTGACCCTGGTACGGGAGTTCGGCCTTGAGCTTTCCACCTTCCTTTCTATTCCCGATTTTGCACGACTTTTGTCCGAGCTTCGGAATGCAGCTGTCACCCTCTCCGCAGGGGTCGAACGGGTGATATGCCGCCGTTATGGTGGTATCCGTGTGAGGGTTGTTTGCTTCGAAGGCATTGGTATGTCCCGATATATTGAAAGCCTCGTACGTGAGTTGTTGCCTCCCGGGGGGATGGTTGATGCAGCCTGGTGTGATCCCGCACAGGCAGCCGGACTTGGAAAGGCTGAACCTTCCTGGGATTTGGTGATCTCTACCTATCCCATACGCGGATTTTCCGGTCGCTTGTTGCAGATATCCGGGGATGAAAGCGCTGATATTATCCGCGATCGCCTGCGCCGTGCCATTGCGGAAATCCCCCTTTCTACGCATGCGACAAACCTTTCCGAAGAGTGCAGCAGGGATTCTTCGGTCGACTTTTCATCCCTTCTCCGGATTCTCGACGGCTTTTTTCTTACCGTATATGAAGAAAACGACGATCGGCATCTTGTCGAAGCCGCCGTTGATGCGGTAGCCGATGTCTGTCTGAATAGGCGACAGCTGGAAACGGATTTTTTGCGAAGGGAATCCTATGGTTCGTTGCGATTTGAAGATCAGGGGATCAGGGTCCTCCATTGCCGTTCGGCCGGGGTCCGTGAAGCAAAGGCCGGTATTCTACGGCCTCGTGATGCAAGGGGGGGAGAGGTGTTGCTGGTACTTGTTGCTCCCGCCCATGCCGAGCAGCGGCAGACGAAAGCCCTATCGGAATTGGTTATTCTGACTGCCGATTCGGAAGATTTTTGCCGCTTGCTCAAAAGCGGTGAACGATCCGAAATCCAGTCCTATCTCCTGCGGCGCTTTAGTGATTTTCACGAAAGGTGGGTGTAG
- a CDS encoding PTS sugar transporter subunit IIA, whose protein sequence is MPSFVQRLVDAGTVATGVAARDWEEAIRSGGKMMVDAGLCESRYIDAIIENHKNFGPYFIVAPGIAMPHAKPENGVLKTGYAFVMLHTPVAFGDEENDPVDMLIFAGAVNREEHNEEVVAQVAELCDSDEYIGRLRASSNRDEVIAVLKDFDRAFQAGELE, encoded by the coding sequence ATGCCGTCATTTGTTCAGAGACTTGTCGATGCCGGAACCGTTGCCACCGGTGTTGCTGCAAGAGATTGGGAAGAGGCAATCAGATCGGGAGGGAAGATGATGGTCGATGCAGGACTTTGCGAGAGTCGCTATATCGACGCCATCATCGAAAACCATAAAAACTTTGGCCCCTATTTTATTGTGGCACCAGGAATTGCCATGCCCCATGCAAAGCCGGAAAACGGCGTTTTGAAAACAGGTTACGCCTTTGTCATGCTCCATACACCGGTAGCGTTCGGGGATGAAGAAAACGATCCTGTCGATATGTTGATTTTCGCCGGGGCGGTAAATAGGGAAGAGCACAACGAAGAGGTGGTTGCCCAGGTTGCGGAACTCTGCGACAGCGACGAGTACATAGGGCGACTGCGGGCTTCTTCCAATCGGGACGAGGTGATTGCCGTTTTAAAAGATTTTGATCGGGCTTTTCAGGCCGGGGAGTTGGAATGA
- a CDS encoding zinc-binding dehydrogenase — translation MMKSWGARLYGKMDIRVEPFDLPDIGEDEILAKVRADTLCMSTLKAAKLGPEHKRVPADVDKHPVLVGHECAGELVQVGKRWADRYKAGDQFTIQPALNYKGSMDSPGYSYAYCGGDATYVILPPELMEVDCLLVHSVKEQFRAALAEPYSCVIGACRSLFRSDRRSHRHFMGIRNGGKMAIIGGCGPMGLAAIDYALAGPQRPQRLVVTDADDARIARAQEIFRHVAIERGIELFFINPLKEEQNEELLKNLSGGNGFDDILVMVASAPLLEQANRLLAFNGCINFFAGPTDQNFSAALNYYGVHYFDHHVIGTTGGTADDEREALELMEDGLIRPEALVSHVGGLPAVPEATLALDKLPGGKKLIYTEYDFPLFALDELSGEAEKQPWLAPLCEIVGKNGGLWSLEAEQWIFEHAPALKEDM, via the coding sequence ATGATGAAAAGTTGGGGAGCGCGTTTGTATGGAAAGATGGATATTCGGGTAGAGCCTTTTGATCTCCCCGACATCGGGGAGGATGAAATCCTTGCAAAGGTCAGAGCCGATACCCTTTGCATGAGCACCCTGAAAGCGGCCAAGCTCGGTCCCGAACACAAGCGGGTACCGGCCGATGTGGACAAGCACCCCGTTCTGGTGGGACATGAGTGTGCGGGAGAGCTGGTGCAGGTTGGAAAACGATGGGCCGATCGCTACAAGGCAGGGGATCAATTCACGATCCAGCCGGCCCTCAACTACAAGGGAAGCATGGATTCCCCGGGGTATTCCTATGCCTACTGCGGAGGGGACGCAACCTATGTGATCTTGCCTCCGGAGTTGATGGAGGTGGATTGCCTGCTTGTCCATTCCGTCAAGGAGCAGTTTCGTGCTGCTCTTGCCGAGCCCTACTCCTGCGTTATCGGTGCCTGCCGCAGCCTTTTTCGCAGCGACAGGCGGTCCCATCGCCATTTTATGGGGATTCGCAACGGAGGCAAGATGGCAATCATCGGAGGCTGCGGTCCCATGGGGCTGGCTGCTATCGATTACGCACTTGCAGGCCCCCAGCGTCCTCAGCGCCTTGTCGTTACCGATGCCGATGATGCCCGAATCGCCAGGGCCCAGGAAATTTTTCGACACGTTGCGATTGAACGGGGCATTGAGCTTTTCTTTATCAATCCTCTTAAGGAAGAGCAAAACGAAGAGCTGTTAAAAAATCTTTCCGGGGGAAACGGTTTTGATGATATCCTGGTTATGGTTGCAAGTGCTCCGCTTTTGGAACAGGCAAATCGACTGCTTGCCTTTAACGGCTGTATCAATTTCTTTGCCGGTCCGACAGATCAGAATTTCTCGGCGGCCTTGAATTATTACGGGGTCCACTATTTTGATCACCATGTGATCGGGACGACGGGTGGAACCGCGGATGATGAGCGGGAGGCCCTGGAATTGATGGAGGACGGCTTGATAAGACCAGAGGCCTTGGTCTCCCATGTCGGTGGGCTTCCTGCCGTCCCCGAGGCGACCCTTGCCCTGGATAAGCTACCCGGCGGAAAGAAACTGATCTACACGGAGTATGATTTCCCACTCTTTGCCCTCGACGAGCTTTCCGGGGAGGCGGAAAAACAGCCGTGGCTTGCGCCTCTGTGTGAGATAGTCGGGAAAAACGGAGGCCTTTGGTCTTTGGAAGCGGAGCAGTGGATTTTTGAACATGCTCCGGCTTTGAAGGAAGATATGTGA